The proteins below come from a single Vidua chalybeata isolate OUT-0048 chromosome 1, bVidCha1 merged haplotype, whole genome shotgun sequence genomic window:
- the KDM1B gene encoding lysine-specific histone demethylase 2 isoform X1, which translates to MSTGRVRTKKKACSSDHSPDNLPVRSSGRQVKKKAAEAADDDDEASEKKYRKCEKAGCTATCPVCFASAAERCAKNGYTSRWYHLSCGEHFCNECFDHYYRSHKDGYEKYTAWKRIWTSNGKSEPSPKAFMADQQLPYWVQCTKPECGKWRQLTKEIQLTPQIAKTYRCGMKLNNSTKTEGSDQCSMPEDLRVAEVSDHWWYSMLILPPLLKDSVAAPFLAAYYPDCVGMSPSCTSTNRLPGESNLVKLEHLKSVPNVTVAGMNKYFQPFYQPNECGKALCVRPDVMELDELYEFPEYSRDPTMYLALRNLILALWYTNCKEALTPQKCIHHIIVRGLVRIRCVQEMERILYFMTRKGLINTGILSVSPDQYLLPKEYHNRSVIIVGAGAAGLAAARQLHNFGIKVIVLEAKDRIGGRVWDDKTFTGVTVGRGAQIVNGCVNNPMALMCEQLGIKMHKLGEKCDLIQEGGRITDPTIDKRMDFHFNAILDVVSEWRKDKTQHQDVPLGEKIQEIYKAFIQESGIQFSELEEKVLQFHLSNLEYACGSNLSQVSARSWDHNEFFAQFAGDHTLLTVGYSTVIDKLAEGLDIRLNFPVQSIDYSGEEVQITTADGTVWTTQKVLVTVPLALLQKNAIQFNPPLSEKKIKAINSLGAGVIEKIALQFPYRFWDSKIQGADFFGHVPPNSTLRGLFSVFYDMDPEGKESILMSVVTGDAVTTIKNLDDQQVLQQCMTVLRELFKEQEVPDPVKFFVTRWSNDPWLQMAYSFVKTGGSGEAYDMIAEDIQGKVFFAGEATNRHFPQTVTGAYLSGVREASKIAAF; encoded by the exons ATGTGCAAAAAATGGGTATACGTCTAGATGGTATCATCTGTCCTGTGGGGAACACTTCTGCAATGAATGTTTTGACCACTATTACCGAAG CCATAAAGATGGCTATGAGAAATACACTGCCTGGAAAAGGATTTGGACAAGCAATGGTAAAAGTGAGCCCAGTCCAAAAGCTTTTATGGCTGATCAACAGCTTCCTTACTGG GTGCAGTGCACAAAACCAGAATGTGGTAAATGGCGTCAGCTGACAAAGGAAATCCAGCTGACACCACAAATAGCAAAAACCTACAGATGTGGTATGAAACTGAACAATTCCACCAAG aCTGAGGGCTCAGACCAGTGTTCCATGCCTGAGGACTTG AGAGTGGCTGAAGTTTCAGACCATTGGTGGTACTCCATGCTCATACTCCCTCCTTTGCTGAAAGACAGTGTGGCAGCTCCCTTTCTAGCTGCATATTATCCAGACTGCGTGGGCATGAGTCCATCCTGTACCAGCACTAATCGGTTACCTGGTGAATCCAACCTTGTGAAGTTAGAGCACCTAAAGAGCGTGCCTAATGTGACTG TTGCAGGCATGAACAAGTATTTCCAGCCTTTTTACCAGCCCAATGAATGTGGGAAAGCACTTTGTGTGAGGCCAGATGTCATGGAATTGGATGAGCTCTATGAGTTCCCAGAATATTCACGAGACCCTACCATGTACCTGGCATTGAGAAACTTGATTTTGGCTTTGTGGTACACAAACTGCAAG GAGGCTCTCACCCCTCAAAAATGTATCCATCATATAATTGTTCGGGGGCTTGTGCGGATTCGCTGTGTACAGGAAATGGAGAGGATCCTGTATTTTATGACAAGGAAAGGGCTAATTAATACAGGGATTTTGTCAGTCAGTCCTGACCAGTACCTTCTTCCTAAGGAATACCACAAT AGATCTGTCATTATTGTTGGGGCTGGTGCAGCAGGATTAGCAGCAGCCCGACAACTGCACAACTTTGGAATTAAG GTCATTGTATTAGAAGCTAAAGACAGAATTGGTGGCCGAGTGTGGGACGATAAGACGTTCACAGGAGTCACTGTTGGAAGAGGTGCACAAATCGTCAACGGATGTGTCAACAACCCAATGGCACTAATGTGTGAGCAA CTTGGCATTAAAATGCACAAACTAGGGGAGAAATGTGACTTGATCCAGGAAGGCGGAAGGATAACAGATCCCACTATTGATAAACGTATGGACTTCCATTTCAATGCCATCCTAGATGTCGTCTCTGAGTGGAGAAAAGATAAAACCCAACATCAAGATGTTCCTCTTGGTG aaaaaatacaagaaatctATAAAGCCTTTATTCAGGAGTCTGGTATCCAGTTCAGTGAGCTGGAAGAAAAAGTACTACAGTTCCATCTCAGTAATTTGGAATATGCCTGTGGCAGCAATCTCTCTCAG GTATCTGCACGCTCATGGGACCACAATGAATTTTTTGCCCAGTTTGCTGGAGATCACACTCTTCTAACTGTGGGATATTCAACTGTGATTGATAAGTTGGCAGAAGGGCTGGACATCCGGCTGAACTTCCCA GTTCAGAGTATTGACTATTCTGGTGAAGAAGTGCAGATCACTACTGCAGATGGAACAGTGTGGACAACACAAAAG GTATTAGTGACTGTACCACTGGCCCTTCTTCAGAAAAATGCCATTCAGTTTAATCCTCcactatcagaaaaaaaaattaaagccatTAATAGTTTGGGAGCAGGAGTCATTGAGAAA ATTGCCTTGCAGTTTCCATATAGATTTTGGGACAGTAAAATTCAAGGAGCTGATTTTTTTGGTCATGTTCCACCCAATTCCACCCTACGTGGGCTCTTTAGTGTCTTCTATGACATGGATCCAGAG ggcaaagaaagcattttaatgTCAGTGGTCACCGGAGATGCTGTGACAACCATTAAGAATTTAGATGATCAACAAGTACTGCAACAGTGTATGACTGTACTCCGCGAGCTGTTTAAGGAGCAG GAGGTTCCTGACCCAGTGAAGTTTTTTGTTACTCGATGGAGCAATGACCCTTGGCTGCAGATGGCGTACAGCTTTGTGAAAACAGGGGGCAGCGGTGAAGCTTATGACATGATAGCTGAAGATATAcaaggaaaagttttttttgCTGGTGAG gcCACAAATAGGCACTTTCCTCAGACCGTTACAGGAGCTTATTTGAGTGGGGTTCGAGAAGCCAGCAAAATAGCAGCATTTTAA
- the KDM1B gene encoding lysine-specific histone demethylase 2 isoform X2: MSTGRVRTKKKACSSDHSPDNLPVRSSGRQVKKKAAEAADDDDEASEKKYRKCEKAGCTATCPVCFASAAERCAKNGYTSRWYHLSCGEHFCNECFDHYYRSHKDGYEKYTAWKRIWTSNGKSEPSPKAFMADQQLPYWVQCTKPECGKWRQLTKEIQLTPQIAKTYRCGMKLNNSTKTEGSDQCSMPEDLRVAEVSDHWWYSMLILPPLLKDSVAAPFLAAYYPDCVGMSPSCTSTNRLPGESNLVKLEHLKSVPNVTVAGMNKYFQPFYQPNECGKALCVRPDVMELDELYEFPEYSRDPTMYLALRNLILALWYTNCKEALTPQKCIHHIIVRGLVRIRCVQEMERILYFMTRKGLINTGILSVSPDQYLLPKEYHNRSVIIVGAGAAGLAAARQLHNFGIKLGIKMHKLGEKCDLIQEGGRITDPTIDKRMDFHFNAILDVVSEWRKDKTQHQDVPLGEKIQEIYKAFIQESGIQFSELEEKVLQFHLSNLEYACGSNLSQVSARSWDHNEFFAQFAGDHTLLTVGYSTVIDKLAEGLDIRLNFPVQSIDYSGEEVQITTADGTVWTTQKVLVTVPLALLQKNAIQFNPPLSEKKIKAINSLGAGVIEKIALQFPYRFWDSKIQGADFFGHVPPNSTLRGLFSVFYDMDPEGKESILMSVVTGDAVTTIKNLDDQQVLQQCMTVLRELFKEQEVPDPVKFFVTRWSNDPWLQMAYSFVKTGGSGEAYDMIAEDIQGKVFFAGEATNRHFPQTVTGAYLSGVREASKIAAF; this comes from the exons ATGTGCAAAAAATGGGTATACGTCTAGATGGTATCATCTGTCCTGTGGGGAACACTTCTGCAATGAATGTTTTGACCACTATTACCGAAG CCATAAAGATGGCTATGAGAAATACACTGCCTGGAAAAGGATTTGGACAAGCAATGGTAAAAGTGAGCCCAGTCCAAAAGCTTTTATGGCTGATCAACAGCTTCCTTACTGG GTGCAGTGCACAAAACCAGAATGTGGTAAATGGCGTCAGCTGACAAAGGAAATCCAGCTGACACCACAAATAGCAAAAACCTACAGATGTGGTATGAAACTGAACAATTCCACCAAG aCTGAGGGCTCAGACCAGTGTTCCATGCCTGAGGACTTG AGAGTGGCTGAAGTTTCAGACCATTGGTGGTACTCCATGCTCATACTCCCTCCTTTGCTGAAAGACAGTGTGGCAGCTCCCTTTCTAGCTGCATATTATCCAGACTGCGTGGGCATGAGTCCATCCTGTACCAGCACTAATCGGTTACCTGGTGAATCCAACCTTGTGAAGTTAGAGCACCTAAAGAGCGTGCCTAATGTGACTG TTGCAGGCATGAACAAGTATTTCCAGCCTTTTTACCAGCCCAATGAATGTGGGAAAGCACTTTGTGTGAGGCCAGATGTCATGGAATTGGATGAGCTCTATGAGTTCCCAGAATATTCACGAGACCCTACCATGTACCTGGCATTGAGAAACTTGATTTTGGCTTTGTGGTACACAAACTGCAAG GAGGCTCTCACCCCTCAAAAATGTATCCATCATATAATTGTTCGGGGGCTTGTGCGGATTCGCTGTGTACAGGAAATGGAGAGGATCCTGTATTTTATGACAAGGAAAGGGCTAATTAATACAGGGATTTTGTCAGTCAGTCCTGACCAGTACCTTCTTCCTAAGGAATACCACAAT AGATCTGTCATTATTGTTGGGGCTGGTGCAGCAGGATTAGCAGCAGCCCGACAACTGCACAACTTTGGAATTAAG CTTGGCATTAAAATGCACAAACTAGGGGAGAAATGTGACTTGATCCAGGAAGGCGGAAGGATAACAGATCCCACTATTGATAAACGTATGGACTTCCATTTCAATGCCATCCTAGATGTCGTCTCTGAGTGGAGAAAAGATAAAACCCAACATCAAGATGTTCCTCTTGGTG aaaaaatacaagaaatctATAAAGCCTTTATTCAGGAGTCTGGTATCCAGTTCAGTGAGCTGGAAGAAAAAGTACTACAGTTCCATCTCAGTAATTTGGAATATGCCTGTGGCAGCAATCTCTCTCAG GTATCTGCACGCTCATGGGACCACAATGAATTTTTTGCCCAGTTTGCTGGAGATCACACTCTTCTAACTGTGGGATATTCAACTGTGATTGATAAGTTGGCAGAAGGGCTGGACATCCGGCTGAACTTCCCA GTTCAGAGTATTGACTATTCTGGTGAAGAAGTGCAGATCACTACTGCAGATGGAACAGTGTGGACAACACAAAAG GTATTAGTGACTGTACCACTGGCCCTTCTTCAGAAAAATGCCATTCAGTTTAATCCTCcactatcagaaaaaaaaattaaagccatTAATAGTTTGGGAGCAGGAGTCATTGAGAAA ATTGCCTTGCAGTTTCCATATAGATTTTGGGACAGTAAAATTCAAGGAGCTGATTTTTTTGGTCATGTTCCACCCAATTCCACCCTACGTGGGCTCTTTAGTGTCTTCTATGACATGGATCCAGAG ggcaaagaaagcattttaatgTCAGTGGTCACCGGAGATGCTGTGACAACCATTAAGAATTTAGATGATCAACAAGTACTGCAACAGTGTATGACTGTACTCCGCGAGCTGTTTAAGGAGCAG GAGGTTCCTGACCCAGTGAAGTTTTTTGTTACTCGATGGAGCAATGACCCTTGGCTGCAGATGGCGTACAGCTTTGTGAAAACAGGGGGCAGCGGTGAAGCTTATGACATGATAGCTGAAGATATAcaaggaaaagttttttttgCTGGTGAG gcCACAAATAGGCACTTTCCTCAGACCGTTACAGGAGCTTATTTGAGTGGGGTTCGAGAAGCCAGCAAAATAGCAGCATTTTAA